The following are from one region of the Gossypium hirsutum isolate 1008001.06 chromosome D03, Gossypium_hirsutum_v2.1, whole genome shotgun sequence genome:
- the LOC107949897 gene encoding factor of DNA methylation 1-like yields the protein MNIDEDAVARRTWSRKYKVESEGVVIEERANEMEIEDLKSKLQVMKHLGQDDAAVQKKIEKMNNELQEKTDDLQDLGSTNKTLIYKERQSNDELHEARKVLIQGLPELLGNRTNIGLKRMGELDPKTFHDTCKSRFPPDEAEIQATTLCSSWQENLKNPNWHPIFRRN from the exons ATGAATATAGATGAAGATGCT GTTGCAAGAAGAACATGGAGTAGAAAGTATAAAGTGGAATCGGAAGGTGTAGTTATTGAGGAAAGAGCAAATGAAATGGAAATCGAAGACTTGAAAAGCAAGCTGCAAGTGATGAAACATCTTGGACAAGATGATGCAGCTGTACAGAAGAAGATAGAAAAGATGAATAATGAGTTGCAAGAGAAGACTGATGATCTGCAAGATCTGGGGTCAACAAACAAAACTCTTATATACAAAGAACGTCAAAGCAATGATGAGCTACATGAAGCAAGGAAAGTGCTAATTCAG GGTTTGCCAGAATTGTTGGGTAATCGCACTAATATTGGATTAAAGAGAATGGGAGAGCTTGATCCAAAGACTTTTCATGACACTTGTAAGTCGCGATTTCCTCCTGATGAAGCGGAAATTCAGGCCACTACTCTATGCTCATCATGGCAGGAGAATTTGAAGAATCCAAATTGGCATCCAATTTTCAGGAGAAACTAA